The proteins below are encoded in one region of Candidatus Thiodiazotropha sp. LNASS1:
- a CDS encoding DUF4401 domain-containing protein, whose product MNGSTVTLNHIVNNLRAENLLSTEDDALDYLENRPNPQPWYIRTMVGFGAWLASLLLIGFIASITLMFDGGYIFIGAALIVCAILVRQRSDRDFLVQCALASSLAGQALVAYGFADIAGHGEFEIFLGFALVISSALFFLFPDRIHRVIMVLLATGSLTTLLYHWEANALVPLLGPALTGILIMLHNQMPTLVAGRHSELLHPLMSGLMLSAFGTLLLSTVYLLPELEADFLFYPRPWISTILLGLLFIYLGRLIWPVVAGTEDRKSFLLLYGIMIVIIACAWYAPGLLLGLIVMLLGAHSSRVTFTGAGIGFFILFLTAFFYGIEVSLLTKSITLVATGITLLLSRWIILKVILTDERQGADHA is encoded by the coding sequence ATGAACGGATCAACCGTTACCCTGAACCATATCGTGAACAACTTGCGGGCGGAGAATCTACTCAGCACAGAGGATGACGCACTCGATTATTTGGAAAACAGACCGAACCCGCAACCCTGGTATATCCGAACGATGGTGGGGTTCGGGGCCTGGCTCGCCAGCCTTTTGTTAATCGGGTTCATAGCCAGTATCACCCTGATGTTCGATGGTGGTTATATCTTCATCGGTGCGGCATTGATCGTGTGTGCAATTCTCGTCCGTCAACGATCCGACAGAGACTTTCTGGTTCAATGCGCACTGGCTTCCAGCCTGGCCGGCCAGGCATTGGTTGCCTACGGCTTTGCTGATATCGCAGGGCATGGGGAGTTCGAGATTTTTCTTGGCTTCGCTCTGGTAATAAGCTCAGCCCTGTTTTTTCTTTTTCCGGATCGTATTCATCGTGTCATCATGGTGCTGCTCGCCACCGGTTCATTGACCACGTTGTTGTACCACTGGGAGGCAAATGCACTTGTACCCCTCCTCGGTCCAGCACTCACCGGCATATTGATCATGCTGCACAACCAAATGCCGACACTTGTTGCAGGCAGGCACAGTGAATTACTACACCCCTTGATGAGTGGATTGATGCTGAGCGCCTTTGGCACTCTGCTGCTCTCTACCGTATATCTGCTGCCAGAACTGGAAGCAGACTTTTTGTTCTATCCCCGACCCTGGATCTCAACGATTCTATTGGGTCTGCTTTTTATATATCTCGGTAGATTGATCTGGCCTGTCGTTGCAGGTACGGAAGACAGAAAGTCATTTCTATTACTGTATGGCATCATGATAGTCATTATCGCCTGTGCCTGGTATGCGCCGGGACTCTTGCTTGGACTTATCGTCATGCTACTTGGCGCTCACTCCAGCAGGGTAACTTTCACCGGGGCCGGTATCGGTTTTTTTATCCTATTCCTAACTGCCTTCTTCTACGGTATAGAAGTCAGTCTGCTAACGAAATCGATCACACTGGTCGCCACCGGTATCACCCTATTGCTATCTCGCTGGATCATCCTCAAAGTCATCCTGACAGATGAGCGGCAGGGAGCTGACCATGCTTAA
- a CDS encoding GDYXXLXY domain-containing protein produces MLNTIIGLSDKTRLTIMAVVTLLILLIVNSQIIIKESIVNNGDTLLLRLAPRDPRSLLQGDYMALRYAMTGEVAQAAKSAKIDDGNIIVNLDPTGEASFVSLYEGQQLTETQHLLRFRKRGESVRLASDAYFFQEGEWETYSNAHFGELSVNDDGFAVLTGLYDQDKNRLGDKLH; encoded by the coding sequence ATGCTTAATACAATCATCGGCTTATCTGATAAGACCCGCCTCACCATCATGGCTGTTGTGACGCTATTGATACTCCTCATCGTCAACAGCCAGATCATCATCAAAGAGAGCATTGTCAATAATGGCGACACCCTGCTGCTAAGACTCGCACCACGTGACCCTCGCTCACTTTTACAAGGTGACTACATGGCGTTGCGATATGCCATGACCGGTGAGGTCGCACAGGCCGCAAAATCCGCCAAGATTGACGATGGAAATATCATTGTGAATCTCGACCCGACAGGGGAAGCCAGCTTTGTGAGCCTCTACGAGGGGCAGCAACTCACAGAAACCCAGCACCTGCTGCGTTTCCGAAAGCGAGGAGAGTCAGTACGGCTTGCCAGCGACGCCTACTTTTTTCAGGAAGGAGAATGGGAGACTTACTCCAACGCACATTTTGGCGAACTGAGTGTCAACGATGACGGCTTTGCGGTCCTGACCGGTTTGTATGATCAAGATAAAAATCGTCTGGGAGATAAACTGCATTGA
- a CDS encoding glucose 1-dehydrogenase, translated as MDRLNSKTILITGAASGIGASCARLAAESGASVILADIDDRGGIAVTEEIIANGGIAEFQRLDVSSEEEWKSVVEKIIGQYKGLDVLVNNAGITLIKPIEATTLEEWHKLSRVNVDSVFLGMKHSLPALKERSLSHVAGGSIINMSSAVGLVGIPGALGYTMTKAAVRHMSKSAAIEFAEMGYNIRVNSVHPGLVKTPMADGIYEVWAQSKAFGTDDIAQIEKIMTEAHPLGRHGMPEDIAKAVAFLASDDSSYMTGSELVVDGGFVAK; from the coding sequence ATGGATCGACTTAACAGTAAAACGATTTTAATTACAGGTGCGGCAAGTGGTATTGGAGCAAGTTGTGCAAGATTAGCTGCTGAATCCGGGGCTTCTGTCATTTTGGCTGATATTGATGATAGAGGTGGCATAGCTGTAACTGAAGAGATTATCGCAAATGGAGGTATAGCAGAGTTTCAACGGCTTGATGTTAGTTCTGAAGAGGAATGGAAATCGGTAGTTGAAAAGATCATCGGTCAATATAAAGGTCTCGATGTCTTAGTTAATAATGCGGGTATCACCTTAATTAAACCTATTGAGGCAACAACCCTAGAAGAGTGGCATAAATTATCTCGGGTTAATGTAGATAGCGTTTTTCTTGGTATGAAACACTCTCTACCCGCGCTCAAAGAGCGTTCTTTGTCTCATGTTGCTGGTGGATCGATTATCAATATGTCCTCCGCTGTAGGCCTTGTAGGCATTCCTGGCGCTCTTGGTTACACCATGACTAAGGCTGCAGTTAGACATATGTCCAAGTCTGCTGCAATAGAGTTTGCGGAGATGGGATACAACATTCGTGTCAATTCTGTTCATCCCGGCTTAGTAAAAACACCAATGGCAGATGGCATATATGAAGTATGGGCGCAGAGTAAAGCCTTTGGTACAGATGACATTGCTCAAATTGAGAAAATCATGACTGAAGCCCACCCTTTGGGCCGACATGGAATGCCAGAAGACATCGCTAAAGCTGTCGCTTTTCTCGCGTCAGATGACTCGAGCTATATGACCGGCTCAGAATTGGTTGTTGATGGCGGATTTGTTGCAAAGTAA
- the rrtA gene encoding rhombosortase yields MKAGPILLRHICAVIFSLVCVLVAILPETIAIKLQYHRIHIVDGELWRVFSAHLTHLGWGHLIMNLAGFWLILVLFPKTQPPQRCLTLLFLLILGTSAGLWLFSPEVAWYRGLSGMLHGLLCWGILSQLKEQPAVSLLILVSVVLKLIWEQWQGPLPGSESLAAGSVIVDAHLYGAVTGVILWSLEPVVLKLVAEETG; encoded by the coding sequence GTGAAGGCTGGCCCCATCCTTTTGCGACATATCTGTGCAGTGATTTTCAGCCTTGTCTGTGTACTGGTCGCCATACTGCCGGAAACCATCGCAATCAAGCTACAGTACCATCGTATCCACATCGTCGATGGTGAGTTGTGGCGTGTTTTCAGCGCCCACCTGACCCACCTTGGCTGGGGGCATCTGATCATGAACCTGGCCGGTTTCTGGCTCATCCTGGTCCTGTTCCCGAAAACACAACCGCCACAACGCTGCCTGACCCTGCTTTTTCTGCTGATTCTGGGTACCAGCGCCGGGCTCTGGCTATTCTCCCCGGAAGTCGCTTGGTATAGAGGCCTTTCCGGTATGCTGCATGGACTATTGTGTTGGGGTATATTGAGTCAGCTGAAGGAGCAACCCGCAGTTTCGCTGCTGATCCTGGTCTCTGTCGTCTTAAAGCTGATCTGGGAACAGTGGCAGGGCCCGTTACCGGGCAGTGAATCGTTGGCCGCGGGAAGCGTAATCGTCGACGCCCATCTTTACGGCGCGGTCACCGGCGTCATACTATGGAGCCTGGAGCCTGTCGTGTTAAAACTCGTAGCTGAGGAGACCGGGTGA
- a CDS encoding glutamyl-tRNA amidotransferase: MKSTILLLLLALVFTACQEVEGIDMSQLSAEEKKAVESLLWLKDADPNKRAVQALEKGDKRLMAMASRATTLPGIEPALLSKAKSICGIRYLEGSTDTVYGQTHLKLIQHASEYAAAYNRIVIEKCMDR; this comes from the coding sequence GTGAAATCAACCATATTGCTGCTACTTCTCGCACTCGTATTCACCGCTTGCCAGGAGGTGGAAGGTATCGATATGAGTCAACTGTCAGCTGAAGAGAAAAAGGCTGTGGAGTCACTGCTGTGGCTAAAGGATGCCGATCCGAATAAACGTGCGGTACAGGCCCTGGAAAAGGGCGACAAACGCTTGATGGCCATGGCCTCTCGTGCAACAACTCTGCCCGGTATCGAACCGGCTTTGTTATCCAAGGCCAAGAGCATCTGCGGTATCCGTTATCTGGAGGGCTCCACCGATACCGTGTACGGTCAAACACACCTGAAACTCATACAACACGCATCCGAGTATGCGGCAGCCTATAACCGGATCGTTATCGAGAAGTGCATGGATAGATAG
- a CDS encoding FAD-binding oxidoreductase — translation MNDQIVSRRLALKKLVAMSAIGVVGTFWSGSGISKVSRQSIPGISGKIIYKEDENYELWRQSMVWHLSKPKRYPDVIVKPRSVEEVISAVKHAATNSLKVAIRSGGHNSTGSSLRNGGMLLDLSGMSELEIDEHKQVASVQPGVRSDQLVRAAREKSLSFPVPHCTSVGISGFVMGGGIGWNYPQNEGMATFSIVGAEVITADGQRIMATEEQHSDLLWAVRGAGPGFFGVVTRLFLKLYPAPKSITASSYIFPLQELQNVTSILDQINKDKTVRERIELLTVLMHHPEMPVDAPPEKSKICFVTAFAFEQSATEGRVLLEPFSKSDLSTKSLVKDEFQSFTFEGLYDKFFSLEDPAGRMARYSADNVLTNKGSDALIAMAEHLKKAPSTDTHVLTAWGLNLQPREDACFSGVGDCFVGCYSIWDGEENDQANRNWLKQSQPIIDQFAYGHYVNEINGVGNPNRYRECYSKSKWKRLNQLRDKYDPVGVFHSFLGHS, via the coding sequence ATGAATGACCAAATAGTTTCGCGTCGGTTGGCTTTGAAAAAACTTGTAGCAATGAGTGCGATAGGAGTGGTTGGTACTTTTTGGTCAGGTTCTGGTATTTCTAAGGTAAGCAGGCAGTCTATTCCAGGAATTAGTGGGAAGATAATTTATAAAGAGGATGAAAACTATGAACTCTGGCGTCAGTCTATGGTTTGGCATCTCTCAAAGCCAAAACGTTATCCAGACGTCATTGTAAAACCTCGGTCTGTCGAAGAGGTTATATCGGCGGTTAAGCATGCCGCAACAAACTCTCTTAAGGTTGCGATCAGAAGTGGTGGCCATAATTCAACAGGTTCCTCCTTGAGAAATGGAGGCATGCTGCTTGATCTGTCCGGAATGAGCGAGTTGGAGATTGATGAACATAAGCAGGTAGCCTCTGTTCAACCTGGTGTGCGAAGTGACCAGTTAGTGAGAGCTGCAAGAGAAAAAAGTCTTAGTTTTCCAGTACCTCATTGCACCTCTGTTGGGATCAGTGGCTTCGTTATGGGAGGGGGGATCGGCTGGAATTATCCACAAAATGAGGGAATGGCGACATTCTCTATCGTAGGGGCTGAAGTTATTACCGCAGATGGACAACGCATTATGGCGACTGAGGAACAACACTCAGATCTACTATGGGCAGTGCGAGGTGCGGGACCTGGCTTTTTTGGCGTAGTCACTCGGTTGTTTCTTAAGCTATATCCAGCTCCTAAGTCCATAACGGCAAGTTCCTATATATTTCCCCTTCAAGAGTTACAAAATGTAACCTCAATTCTGGATCAGATTAATAAAGATAAAACGGTACGTGAAAGAATCGAACTACTAACGGTGCTGATGCATCATCCAGAAATGCCGGTTGATGCACCTCCCGAGAAATCCAAAATTTGCTTTGTAACAGCCTTTGCATTCGAGCAATCTGCTACTGAAGGAAGAGTACTACTCGAACCATTTTCAAAATCAGATCTATCAACGAAATCCCTGGTCAAAGATGAGTTCCAATCTTTCACCTTTGAAGGCCTATACGACAAGTTCTTTAGCCTAGAAGATCCTGCTGGTCGTATGGCGCGTTATAGTGCGGATAATGTTCTTACCAACAAAGGCAGTGACGCATTAATCGCAATGGCAGAACATCTGAAAAAAGCACCTTCAACGGATACGCATGTATTAACGGCCTGGGGACTAAATCTACAGCCAAGAGAAGATGCCTGTTTTTCAGGAGTTGGTGATTGTTTTGTCGGCTGTTACTCAATATGGGATGGTGAAGAAAATGATCAGGCCAATCGGAATTGGTTGAAACAATCACAACCGATTATCGATCAGTTTGCATACGGCCATTATGTTAACGAGATTAATGGGGTAGGAAATCCGAACCGATACCGAGAGTGTTATTCAAAGAGTAAATGGAAACGTCTAAATCAGTTGCGTGATAAATATGATCCTGTAGGTGTATTTCATTCATTTCTGGGGCATAGCTAA
- a CDS encoding nitrilase-related carbon-nitrogen hydrolase, protein MPNKIDHIKQYMALALQPVIQGAHRRDDITRNLDHIAELSRAAVWLSAIDLPVKLITIPEGALQGFTDEIFDWDHVDYVERSAIDIPGRETDYLGELARELDTFIIAQAKAKHPEFPERFFNCAFVIDPKGEVIHVHYKMQVFAREHSTVPHDVWDRWTELYGMGLDAFFPVTDTEIGRIGCIICMEGSYPETARGLAMNGAEIVYRPSYPEPYVANGLWEVQNRARALDNTMYVIAPNPASYAPMPESQFPIDTFGGNSMIVDYQGRVISNHKAGGSASYSGAIIDIDALRQYRARSRWGNWLKDLRTEQFRLIYDEPLYEQNRCLIDPPLKHGENDKVVTQAAQRMFDRGIWKRPYYLTAEEG, encoded by the coding sequence ATGCCAAACAAGATTGATCATATTAAGCAATATATGGCACTCGCGTTACAGCCTGTAATACAAGGGGCTCACAGACGCGACGATATCACTCGCAATCTCGATCATATTGCTGAACTTAGCAGAGCTGCTGTCTGGTTATCGGCAATTGATCTTCCGGTAAAACTGATTACGATCCCAGAGGGTGCGCTCCAGGGATTTACCGATGAAATATTTGATTGGGACCATGTCGACTATGTTGAACGATCTGCAATCGATATTCCAGGGAGGGAAACTGACTATCTTGGAGAACTAGCTAGGGAATTGGATACTTTCATCATTGCTCAGGCTAAAGCAAAACACCCTGAGTTTCCAGAGCGTTTTTTCAACTGTGCATTTGTTATCGATCCTAAAGGTGAAGTCATCCATGTGCATTATAAAATGCAGGTCTTTGCGAGAGAGCATTCCACTGTCCCTCACGATGTTTGGGATCGTTGGACCGAGCTTTATGGCATGGGACTGGATGCATTCTTTCCTGTGACTGACACTGAAATAGGACGAATTGGCTGTATTATCTGCATGGAAGGTAGTTATCCAGAAACAGCACGTGGTTTAGCCATGAATGGCGCAGAGATTGTATATCGTCCAAGTTACCCAGAGCCCTATGTGGCGAATGGACTATGGGAAGTTCAGAATCGTGCAAGGGCCTTGGACAATACCATGTATGTAATTGCGCCAAACCCTGCATCATATGCACCTATGCCTGAATCACAGTTCCCAATTGATACCTTTGGAGGTAACTCAATGATAGTAGATTATCAAGGGCGTGTTATTTCCAATCATAAGGCAGGCGGAAGCGCGTCTTATTCAGGAGCTATCATTGATATTGATGCGCTACGCCAATATCGCGCTCGATCTCGTTGGGGTAATTGGTTGAAGGATCTCAGAACAGAACAATTTCGTCTTATCTACGATGAACCTCTGTATGAACAAAATCGCTGTTTAATCGATCCGCCTTTAAAACATGGTGAAAATGACAAGGTCGTCACTCAGGCAGCCCAGCGTATGTTTGATAGGGGTATTTGGAAACGACCTTATTATTTGACAGCTGAAGAGGGCTAA
- a CDS encoding cytochrome c: protein MDTKLLTILGFILSVIFVTVSSNAYSDNKDTGQVKLLTCVACHGADGIGKSPQYPNLNGQKLPYLIKQLKAFRSGERKAPDMARMARMLTDEEIAYVAEYYSKLAD from the coding sequence ATGGATACGAAACTGTTAACTATTTTGGGTTTCATACTTAGTGTGATCTTCGTAACTGTTTCTTCGAACGCGTATTCAGATAATAAAGATACTGGACAGGTAAAACTACTGACCTGTGTTGCCTGCCATGGTGCCGATGGGATAGGAAAATCACCCCAATATCCAAATCTTAATGGTCAAAAATTACCCTACTTAATAAAACAACTGAAGGCATTTAGGTCTGGAGAGCGTAAGGCGCCTGACATGGCTCGTATGGCCAGAATGCTAACAGATGAAGAGATTGCCTATGTCGCAGAATATTACTCCAAGTTGGCCGATTGA
- a CDS encoding LuxR C-terminal-related transcriptional regulator yields MLNSSSINKQESLALAVSRIHRSRSLEELQKTFFATTPQFVKADAFGMYLLDEKHKTKELFSYKANQNFLAEYEDIRLHDPIFMRMLQKKSLTHSSEIFKDRDWRKQPLYKFLSKWGLDHTIEAPLIVGGQVIGTLNIARGGQHFRNDSLSFAQFICGEINTAYKHICEITELKRKIASLRIPTDTMDSLSPRLQEVLELAITGAINRVIADRLGISENTVRHHLKHIYRQLDVHNRAELVQRVHSNRTKDIPN; encoded by the coding sequence ATGTTAAATTCAAGCTCTATTAACAAACAAGAATCGCTTGCGTTGGCTGTTTCACGAATTCATCGAAGTCGATCCCTGGAAGAGTTACAAAAAACCTTTTTTGCAACCACACCTCAGTTTGTGAAAGCAGATGCCTTCGGTATGTATCTTTTAGATGAAAAGCACAAAACAAAAGAATTGTTCTCTTACAAAGCAAACCAGAATTTTTTGGCAGAATATGAGGATATTCGTCTACATGACCCTATCTTCATGCGCATGCTTCAAAAGAAATCTCTAACCCATTCATCAGAAATCTTTAAGGACCGAGATTGGCGCAAGCAACCTTTGTATAAGTTCCTGTCGAAGTGGGGATTGGATCACACCATAGAAGCCCCTTTAATCGTCGGCGGCCAAGTGATTGGAACACTGAATATAGCTAGGGGAGGACAACATTTTCGAAATGACTCTTTATCCTTTGCGCAATTTATATGTGGCGAGATAAATACTGCCTACAAGCATATCTGTGAGATCACTGAGTTAAAAAGAAAAATTGCTTCTCTAAGGATTCCCACAGACACCATGGATAGTTTATCACCCCGTTTACAAGAGGTTTTAGAGCTAGCAATAACCGGGGCGATTAACCGAGTGATAGCGGATCGACTGGGTATATCAGAAAATACCGTGCGCCACCATCTAAAGCATATCTATCGGCAACTTGATGTTCATAATCGAGCCGAATTAGTTCAACGGGTACATTCAAATCGAACTAAAGATATTCCTAATTAA
- a CDS encoding DUF2157 domain-containing protein has translation MHKEIIADYANVQELAQQLKLSEAAYRRAMTLAGLVPDQTSWLRHIDRFLIALGALLIVAGILAFFAWNWADLSHLTKFALVEGGIVGAAVLAWRFGLDTIAGRVSLLAAAILTGTLLAVFGQAYQTGADPYGLFLTWALLILPWAIIGRQTGIWMLLQILLNLTLIMYYTQVLHPPDGWWQLSQLLGPLVWLGTTVMDSTLASYLFVLNVIALLIWEVGSYRGVSWMRGILFPRVIAFIAFSTVLLPTLVIIVAAGFEEQTRLSVVSPTLLLIATGAALYYYQYRRHDLFILTCSLLGVIMVITAFFIRHMMSGSGSLLFLALLLIAQVASAAWWLRQIALRWETRS, from the coding sequence ATGCATAAGGAGATCATCGCTGATTACGCGAACGTACAGGAGCTGGCGCAGCAACTGAAGCTAAGCGAAGCTGCCTATCGACGGGCGATGACACTTGCAGGTCTGGTACCCGATCAAACCAGCTGGCTACGTCACATCGATCGCTTCCTGATTGCTCTCGGCGCCTTGTTGATCGTCGCCGGTATCCTAGCCTTCTTTGCCTGGAACTGGGCCGATCTCAGTCACTTAACAAAGTTCGCCCTGGTCGAGGGTGGTATCGTGGGCGCAGCGGTACTGGCCTGGCGTTTCGGCCTCGACACCATTGCCGGCAGGGTCAGCCTGCTGGCAGCTGCGATTCTCACCGGCACACTGTTGGCAGTGTTTGGACAGGCCTACCAGACTGGTGCAGACCCCTATGGCCTGTTTCTCACCTGGGCACTGCTGATCCTCCCTTGGGCAATCATTGGCCGTCAGACGGGTATCTGGATGTTGCTGCAGATCCTCCTGAATCTGACCCTCATCATGTACTACACACAGGTCCTGCACCCACCGGATGGCTGGTGGCAGTTATCGCAACTGCTCGGCCCGCTGGTATGGCTGGGTACTACAGTGATGGATTCCACCCTGGCCAGCTATCTTTTTGTACTGAATGTCATCGCCCTACTCATCTGGGAGGTCGGCTCATACCGCGGCGTCAGCTGGATGCGGGGAATACTGTTCCCACGGGTGATCGCATTTATCGCTTTCAGCACGGTCCTCCTGCCCACACTGGTCATCATCGTCGCAGCCGGTTTTGAGGAACAGACCAGATTGAGCGTGGTCTCCCCCACTCTGCTACTCATCGCAACAGGTGCTGCTCTCTACTACTACCAGTATCGACGACATGATTTGTTCATTCTTACCTGTAGCCTGCTTGGCGTAATTATGGTGATCACTGCGTTCTTCATCCGTCATATGATGTCTGGTTCAGGCAGCCTGCTCTTTCTCGCCCTTCTGCTTATTGCCCAGGTCGCGAGTGCCGCCTGGTGGTTGCGTCAGATTGCGCTGCGCTGGGAGACAAGATCATGA
- a CDS encoding ThiF family adenylyltransferase, which produces MNDDQLLRYSRQIMLPSIGIEGQERLLNARVLIVGLGGLGSPAAMYLAAAGVGTLVLVDFDQVDLTNLQRQIVHTTARIGELKVDSARESLLALNPECRVETVPKQLDETDLRQQIEKADLVLDGTDNFATRFAINKACYETGTPLVSGAAIRMEGQISVFTGEPGGPCYHCLYPDEGEMDETCSANGVLAPLVGVIGSLQAIEAIKQLTGTGKTLSGRLLLLDALEMEWRTLRLTADPACPVCGTEG; this is translated from the coding sequence ATGAACGATGACCAATTGCTGCGTTACAGCCGACAGATCATGCTTCCCTCAATCGGCATCGAAGGGCAGGAGAGACTCCTCAATGCCCGTGTACTCATCGTCGGCCTGGGTGGACTCGGCTCCCCGGCCGCCATGTATCTGGCCGCAGCGGGTGTGGGAACCCTGGTGCTGGTAGACTTCGACCAGGTCGATCTGACCAATCTGCAACGGCAAATCGTGCATACCACCGCCCGCATCGGTGAATTGAAGGTGGATTCGGCCCGTGAATCCCTGCTGGCCCTGAATCCGGAATGCCGGGTGGAGACCGTACCCAAACAACTGGATGAAACCGACCTAAGGCAGCAGATAGAAAAGGCCGACCTTGTACTCGACGGCACCGACAACTTCGCAACCCGTTTCGCCATCAACAAGGCCTGTTACGAGACGGGAACACCCCTGGTATCCGGCGCCGCGATTCGCATGGAGGGCCAGATCAGTGTCTTCACCGGCGAGCCGGGAGGGCCGTGTTACCACTGCCTCTATCCGGATGAGGGCGAGATGGATGAGACCTGTTCCGCAAACGGTGTGCTCGCCCCGCTGGTCGGCGTGATCGGCAGCCTGCAGGCCATTGAAGCCATCAAGCAGCTGACCGGGACCGGTAAGACGTTGTCTGGCAGGCTGCTGCTATTGGATGCCCTCGAGATGGAGTGGCGCACCCTGCGCCTCACCGCCGATCCCGCATGCCCGGTTTGCGGAACGGAAGGCTGA
- a CDS encoding nuclear transport factor 2 family protein, whose product MKILGLTKVVIISTLLFLATIKPAVSEEIIILKESSENFQTIFKITKDYYVAWSYTQKDTEYDQAGVYYSKNPNNVYWDPLPPLEGHRGWGQYKDVIEKVWLPAGIVAAGILFANDGSFQAWRYADVIWTTANCIVRAQYKGGMSRIMPCRGTQVWTQENGKWVVQHEHFSATVNPSGKLFKISEDGKQKTESNSEIKKLSDELIGEWSKSKPVNVGKNLRNRYSNEFPIRIYMPWAPHDGFQSWNQFEMGLNEFVSLTSKKIEITPRGDLEVNMRGNIAWTTATLNIDFQQHDDTHVSASGRQTLIWIKDNESWLIAHEHLSIPMGAE is encoded by the coding sequence ATGAAAATACTAGGTTTGACAAAAGTCGTGATCATCAGCACCTTACTGTTCCTAGCGACTATAAAGCCCGCAGTGTCAGAAGAAATAATTATATTGAAAGAAAGCAGTGAAAACTTTCAGACCATTTTCAAGATCACAAAAGACTATTATGTAGCATGGTCATACACCCAAAAAGATACTGAATATGATCAAGCAGGGGTCTATTACTCAAAAAATCCAAACAATGTCTACTGGGACCCACTTCCGCCTTTAGAAGGTCACCGAGGCTGGGGACAATATAAGGATGTGATCGAAAAAGTATGGCTGCCTGCAGGAATTGTCGCGGCGGGAATCTTGTTTGCAAATGATGGGTCGTTCCAAGCTTGGCGTTACGCAGATGTTATCTGGACAACTGCAAACTGTATTGTTCGCGCCCAATACAAAGGAGGCATGAGCCGAATCATGCCTTGCCGTGGCACTCAGGTTTGGACCCAAGAGAACGGAAAATGGGTTGTCCAACATGAACACTTTTCTGCGACCGTCAATCCTAGTGGAAAGTTATTTAAGATTTCGGAAGATGGAAAGCAAAAAACTGAATCAAATTCAGAAATTAAGAAACTAAGCGATGAATTGATCGGTGAATGGTCTAAGAGTAAGCCTGTAAATGTAGGCAAAAACCTAAGAAATCGCTATTCCAATGAATTTCCAATCCGAATATATATGCCATGGGCACCTCACGATGGTTTTCAATCATGGAATCAGTTTGAAATGGGTTTGAATGAATTTGTCAGTTTGACCAGTAAAAAGATAGAAATAACACCTAGAGGAGATTTAGAAGTAAACATGCGGGGAAATATCGCCTGGACAACCGCAACCCTAAATATTGATTTTCAACAGCATGATGACACACATGTATCGGCTAGTGGCAGGCAAACACTTATCTGGATAAAGGATAATGAGAGCTGGTTAATTGCTCATGAACATCTTTCGATTCCGATGGGGGCAGAGTAA